Proteins from one Planctomyces sp. SH-PL62 genomic window:
- a CDS encoding M48 family metallopeptidase, which produces MAKVLRWCAAIALVVFGMIGTAPAEEPRAAASTSAEAVETIDESEPVAVPEPSEKAMTYYRTGMGWWAFNRVWGLALPALIVFSGFSSRLRTLAARVGRGWFGTVAVFLPLYLLVTALIELPIDYYQGFVRPHAYGLSNQSHAKWLTDLALGLGVNMAVGVLIAWGLYALLRRSPRRWWLYTALGSIPFLLAGAFVMPIWIDPLFNDFGPMKDKELERSILDLAGRAGIESGRVFEVDKSVDTETVNAYVTGFLGSKRIVLWDTLLKRLGEREVLFVMAHEMGHYALGHVLRSILSSFVLTLAGLYFVHRAAPAVIARFHARLGFDRLSDVASAPLILLLVQVAMLALNPAAMAYSRHQEHEADRFAIELTGMNRSGASAFVKLQTQNLGNPRPGWVYKIFRASHPSIGERIDFCNNYRPRRDSAGRPIAEPPGGPLED; this is translated from the coding sequence ATGGCGAAGGTCTTGCGGTGGTGCGCGGCGATCGCGCTTGTGGTCTTCGGGATGATCGGGACGGCTCCGGCCGAGGAGCCCCGCGCGGCGGCCTCGACCTCCGCCGAGGCCGTCGAGACGATCGACGAGAGCGAGCCGGTCGCCGTGCCCGAGCCTTCCGAGAAGGCGATGACGTACTATCGCACCGGGATGGGCTGGTGGGCGTTCAACCGGGTCTGGGGCCTGGCGTTGCCGGCGTTGATCGTGTTCTCAGGCTTCTCGTCCCGCCTGAGGACGCTCGCCGCGCGGGTCGGTCGGGGATGGTTCGGGACGGTCGCCGTCTTCCTCCCGCTGTACCTGCTGGTCACGGCCCTGATCGAACTTCCGATCGACTATTACCAGGGGTTCGTCCGGCCGCACGCTTATGGGTTGTCGAACCAGTCGCACGCGAAGTGGTTGACGGACCTCGCGCTGGGGCTGGGCGTGAACATGGCGGTCGGCGTGCTGATCGCCTGGGGATTGTACGCCCTGCTCCGCCGGAGCCCCCGCCGCTGGTGGCTCTACACGGCGCTGGGGTCGATCCCGTTCCTGCTCGCGGGGGCGTTCGTCATGCCGATCTGGATCGACCCGCTGTTCAACGACTTCGGGCCGATGAAGGACAAGGAGCTGGAGCGGTCGATCCTGGACCTGGCCGGTCGGGCGGGGATCGAGTCGGGCCGGGTGTTCGAGGTCGACAAGAGCGTGGACACCGAGACGGTGAACGCGTACGTCACCGGCTTCCTGGGCTCCAAGCGGATCGTCCTCTGGGACACGCTGCTGAAACGCCTGGGCGAGCGCGAGGTGCTGTTCGTGATGGCCCACGAGATGGGGCATTACGCCCTGGGCCACGTCCTCCGGTCGATCCTCTCGTCGTTCGTGCTGACGCTGGCCGGGCTCTATTTCGTGCATCGGGCGGCCCCGGCGGTGATCGCGAGGTTCCACGCGCGGCTCGGGTTCGACAGGCTCTCGGACGTGGCGTCGGCGCCCTTGATCCTGCTGCTGGTCCAGGTCGCCATGCTGGCGCTGAACCCGGCGGCCATGGCCTACAGTCGACATCAGGAGCACGAGGCGGATCGGTTCGCGATCGAGCTGACGGGGATGAACCGCTCGGGGGCGTCGGCGTTCGTGAAGTTGCAGACGCAGAACCTGGGCAATCCCCGCCCCGGCTGGGTGTACAAGATCTTCCGGGCGTCCCATCCGAGCATAGGCGAACGGATCGACTTCTGTAATAATTACCGACCGAGGCGCGATTCGGCGGGCCGTCCGATCGCGGAGCCGCCCGGCGGTCCCCTTGAGGATTGA
- a CDS encoding ABC transporter permease, whose protein sequence is MGVFAWRNLLTRPMRTLLALIGLSIPILGVLGLFSLSDGLRNMVGDTLSQIEGVVVLRENTPSPVASTLSTSVVDKIRAIPGIRAVAPEAWGIAPNIEGQGMLMRSVGKLMTKGAGSIWDQPVISGQDYATHKDLKSAVFPRALRERGEGRFLDERDIGKPSIVISRKIARNFPNAQGEPRKVGEHLQIGDEDCEIIGIYETGSMLLDVVVVMDINTARKILKMPEETVSSIYVEAQTPPGYQAICEAIEAAEPGVSARSMNEVQANFGMLMGQVDKVLMMIVSLALLVGVVGIVNTMLMSTTERFVEFGVLRTNGWSQANVLGLVTLESAYLGLLAGVSGCVLAWLGTLVANQFIGGGLKLGVSPFSLLVGLGLSIATGVLGGLYPAWRAARMVPMEAIRLGSH, encoded by the coding sequence ATGGGTGTCTTCGCCTGGCGCAACCTGCTGACCCGTCCCATGCGGACGCTGCTCGCCCTGATCGGGCTCTCGATCCCGATCCTCGGCGTGCTCGGGCTCTTCAGCCTCTCCGACGGCTTGCGCAACATGGTGGGGGACACCCTGAGCCAGATCGAGGGGGTGGTCGTCCTCCGCGAGAACACCCCGAGCCCGGTCGCCAGCACGCTCTCGACCAGCGTCGTCGACAAGATCCGCGCCATCCCCGGCATCCGCGCCGTGGCCCCGGAGGCCTGGGGGATCGCCCCCAACATCGAGGGCCAGGGGATGCTGATGCGAAGCGTCGGCAAGCTCATGACCAAGGGGGCCGGGTCGATCTGGGACCAGCCGGTCATCTCCGGCCAGGACTACGCGACCCACAAGGACCTGAAAAGCGCCGTCTTCCCTCGGGCGCTCAGGGAGCGGGGCGAGGGTCGGTTCCTCGACGAGCGGGACATCGGCAAACCGAGCATCGTCATCAGCCGGAAGATCGCCCGCAACTTCCCGAACGCCCAGGGGGAGCCCCGCAAGGTCGGCGAGCACCTCCAGATCGGCGACGAGGATTGCGAGATCATCGGCATCTACGAGACCGGCTCGATGCTCCTGGACGTCGTCGTCGTGATGGACATCAACACCGCCCGGAAGATCCTCAAGATGCCCGAGGAGACCGTCTCCAGCATCTATGTGGAGGCCCAGACCCCGCCCGGCTACCAGGCGATCTGCGAGGCCATCGAGGCGGCCGAGCCGGGCGTGAGCGCCCGGAGCATGAACGAGGTGCAGGCGAACTTCGGCATGCTGATGGGCCAGGTCGACAAGGTCCTGATGATGATCGTCAGCCTGGCCCTGCTGGTCGGGGTCGTGGGGATCGTCAACACCATGCTCATGAGCACGACCGAGCGGTTCGTGGAGTTCGGCGTGCTGCGGACCAACGGCTGGTCGCAGGCGAACGTGCTCGGCCTGGTGACGCTGGAAAGCGCGTATCTGGGCTTGCTCGCCGGGGTCTCGGGCTGCGTGCTGGCCTGGTTGGGGACGCTGGTCGCCAATCAGTTCATCGGCGGCGGCCTGAAGCTGGGGGTCTCGCCGTTTTCGCTCCTGGTGGGCCTCGGGCTCTCGATCGCGACGGGCGTCCTGGGGGGCCTGTACCCCGCCTGGCGCGCCGCCAGGATGGTCCCGATGGAAGCCATCCGCCTGGGCTCCCACTGA
- a CDS encoding NAD(P)H-quinone oxidoreductase, protein MRAVVIKGKGGPEVLEVVDRPRPEPRGEQVLVRVRACALNRADLLQARGLYPAPPGSPADIPGLEFAGEIEALGPDAEGQAKVGDRVFGIVAGGAQAEYLTTHPRMLARIPDNLDFDAAGAVPEAFLTAHDALTTQGGLTPGGRVLIHAAGSGVGTAAVQIAHAMGCLVLGTSRTAEKLERARELGLDVAIVNESGTFAEEVREQTGGEGVTVIVDLLGARALAENLAAIARRGRIVVVGLLSGTKAEIDLNTLLAKRASIVGTTLRARPLEEKIAATRLFADQVVPWLAQGVVKPVLDSTFPLDEVRKAHERMASNAGFGKIVLRP, encoded by the coding sequence ATGAGGGCGGTCGTCATCAAGGGCAAGGGGGGGCCGGAGGTCCTGGAGGTGGTCGACCGGCCCAGGCCGGAGCCTCGGGGGGAGCAGGTGCTCGTCCGGGTGCGGGCATGCGCGTTGAATCGGGCCGACCTGTTGCAGGCTCGCGGCCTCTATCCCGCGCCTCCGGGATCGCCGGCCGACATCCCCGGCCTGGAGTTCGCCGGCGAGATCGAGGCGCTCGGGCCCGACGCCGAGGGCCAGGCGAAGGTGGGCGACCGGGTCTTCGGGATCGTGGCCGGCGGGGCGCAGGCGGAGTACTTGACGACCCACCCCCGGATGCTGGCGCGGATTCCCGACAACCTCGACTTCGACGCCGCCGGCGCCGTCCCCGAGGCCTTCCTCACCGCCCACGACGCCCTTACGACGCAGGGGGGGCTGACCCCCGGCGGGCGCGTCCTGATCCATGCGGCGGGGAGCGGCGTGGGGACGGCGGCCGTCCAGATCGCCCACGCGATGGGGTGTCTCGTCCTGGGGACCTCCCGAACGGCCGAGAAGCTGGAGCGAGCCCGCGAGTTGGGCCTCGACGTGGCGATCGTCAACGAGTCCGGGACCTTCGCCGAGGAGGTGCGGGAGCAGACCGGCGGCGAAGGGGTCACCGTGATCGTCGACCTGCTGGGCGCCAGGGCGCTGGCCGAGAACCTCGCCGCGATCGCGCGCCGGGGGCGGATCGTGGTGGTCGGCCTGCTGTCGGGGACGAAGGCGGAGATCGACCTGAACACCCTGCTGGCGAAGCGAGCGTCGATCGTCGGCACGACGCTCCGCGCCCGACCGCTGGAGGAGAAGATCGCCGCGACCCGACTGTTCGCGGACCAGGTCGTCCCGTGGCTGGCGCAAGGGGTGGTGAAGCCGGTCCTCGACTCGACCTTCCCGCTCGACGAGGTCCGCAAGGCCCACGAACGGATGGCCTCGAACGCGGGCTTCGGCAAGATCGTCCTGCGGCCCTGA
- a CDS encoding MMPL family transporter produces MGRGDLADDRIRGGADGAEPDQAGGRRPVEADERRGREPSSGRPRPPLLARPGVRVDGRRGAPSAGGLIDADRRFAAELARRIEAADRPATILRVLGPGAQPEIAKRLVSEQGDTSLVVAPLGAANVAPAAHDAVDWIQARGDELLAQSPDAAGLQVLWTGDAVIGRDFMHLVQVSLDRAAVVTVILLLIVLVSVYRSFWLALVPLATIGASLIVARGVLAWLYGVGWEISPLVELFLVAILFGTGTDFCLFLSWRFGEHFNPRNPAGVMRMTMARSFVPLVTSAGTIMMGLMLMGATKFRLFSTTGPSVALGLAISLLATLTLTPALLVLLAKVRPSCFESFGARSNGFWEKIGRKAMARPLRSWVVTVVVMLPLALVGLKTRFVMDMLSEMPSNARSAENLRLILSRFDPGMTAPLTVVLQSPDVDLRSSQGLALIDDVSRLLAHQRSNKEVRSATQPLGSPEPLSRARLSSRLGEVNQGFKQLAEGGVSLEQGLNAGAAKLRAALWLEEKLGLNVSGGPTAPKPAQAPPRPPTRT; encoded by the coding sequence GTGGGTCGTGGCGATCTGGCTGATGATCGCATCAGGGGTGGGGCTGACGGCGCCGAACCTGACCAAGCTGGCGGCCGAAGGCCAGTCGAAGCTGATGAGCGACGAGGCCGAGAGCCGTCGAGCGGCCGACCTCGTCCGCCGCTGCTGGCCCGACCAGGCGTACGAGTCGACGGTCGTCGCGGCGCTCCATCGGCCGGGGGGCTCATCGACGCCGACCGGCGGTTCGCCGCCGAACTGGCCCGCCGGATCGAGGCGGCCGACCGCCCGGCGACGATCCTCCGGGTGCTCGGCCCCGGAGCCCAGCCGGAGATCGCCAAACGCCTGGTCAGCGAGCAGGGCGACACGTCTCTGGTCGTCGCGCCGCTGGGCGCGGCCAACGTGGCGCCCGCCGCCCACGACGCCGTCGACTGGATCCAGGCCCGGGGCGACGAGCTGCTGGCCCAATCCCCCGACGCGGCCGGGCTCCAGGTCCTCTGGACGGGCGACGCGGTGATCGGCCGCGACTTCATGCACCTGGTGCAGGTCTCGCTCGACCGCGCGGCGGTGGTGACGGTGATCTTGCTGCTGATCGTCCTGGTCTCCGTCTACCGCTCGTTCTGGCTGGCCCTGGTCCCCCTGGCGACGATCGGCGCGAGCCTGATCGTGGCGCGGGGCGTCCTCGCCTGGCTGTACGGCGTCGGCTGGGAGATCTCGCCGCTGGTGGAATTGTTCCTGGTGGCGATCCTGTTCGGCACGGGGACGGACTTCTGCCTGTTCCTCTCCTGGCGATTCGGGGAGCACTTCAACCCCCGCAATCCCGCCGGCGTGATGCGGATGACGATGGCCCGGTCGTTCGTCCCGCTGGTCACCAGCGCGGGGACGATCATGATGGGCCTCATGCTGATGGGGGCCACCAAGTTCCGGCTCTTCTCGACGACCGGGCCGAGCGTGGCGCTGGGCCTGGCGATCTCGCTGCTGGCCACCCTGACGCTGACCCCGGCGCTGCTGGTCTTGCTGGCCAAGGTCCGCCCGTCCTGCTTCGAGTCGTTCGGCGCCCGCTCCAACGGCTTCTGGGAGAAGATCGGCCGCAAGGCGATGGCCCGGCCGCTCCGGAGCTGGGTGGTCACCGTGGTGGTGATGCTCCCGCTGGCCCTCGTCGGCCTCAAGACGCGGTTCGTGATGGACATGCTCAGCGAGATGCCGTCGAACGCCCGATCGGCCGAGAACCTGAGGCTGATCCTGTCCAGGTTCGACCCCGGGATGACCGCCCCGCTGACCGTCGTGCTCCAGTCTCCGGACGTCGACCTGCGCAGCTCCCAGGGCCTGGCCCTGATCGACGACGTGAGTCGGCTGCTGGCCCACCAGCGGAGCAACAAGGAGGTCCGCTCGGCCACCCAGCCCCTGGGGAGCCCGGAGCCCCTCAGCCGGGCGAGGCTCTCCTCGCGCCTCGGGGAGGTCAACCAGGGCTTCAAGCAACTGGCCGAAGGGGGCGTCAGCCTGGAGCAGGGCCTCAACGCCGGCGCCGCCAAGCTCCGCGCCGCGCTCTGGCTCGAAGAGAAGCTGGGCCTGAACGTCTCCGGCGGGCCGACCGCCCCCAAGCCGGCCCAGGCCCCCCCGCGACCCCCGACCCGGACCTGA
- a CDS encoding MMPL family transporter: MPEALSQGLRSASAALLWTQGVPSTWNTPALASAFNQLVLQGAKEGARRRVGDKGTGFLDAAVRVVVGEPTPPAAPAPAPAPAANPAPAPPPEKPAQTLLRELTRAAEGAAQIAKGAEQAHREVSAILADPLGSRALDRLLIMPETVKENPELLESFAAYITPDGHRARIDVTLVDRIFSNEAMNQVETIRDRLDDYLGEYQGIRVVASVAGVNAESADVRQLTRADQVQSWFIVPIGVFLVLMIALRDPLACVNLVGTMVLTYGFALGATHVVFVSLLGGEGLDWKVPYFLFVLLVAVGVDYNVFLMTRLQEETAGHGFRGGIIRAIGLTGGLISSAAAITACSFASFLFSPLSSLRQLGFALVVGIAVDALLVRPLLVPCGHWLLRRSREVLGPRYSVSNENFRLTGVPD, translated from the coding sequence ATGCCCGAGGCCCTCTCGCAGGGCCTGCGCTCGGCCTCCGCGGCGCTCCTCTGGACGCAGGGCGTCCCCTCCACCTGGAACACCCCGGCGCTGGCCTCGGCCTTCAACCAACTGGTCCTCCAGGGGGCCAAGGAAGGCGCCCGCCGCCGCGTCGGCGACAAGGGGACCGGGTTCCTCGACGCCGCCGTCCGGGTCGTCGTCGGCGAGCCGACGCCGCCGGCCGCCCCGGCGCCCGCCCCCGCCCCCGCCGCGAATCCGGCCCCGGCGCCTCCCCCGGAGAAGCCCGCCCAGACCCTGCTCCGCGAGTTGACCCGGGCGGCGGAGGGGGCCGCCCAGATCGCCAAGGGGGCGGAGCAGGCCCATCGCGAGGTCAGCGCGATCCTCGCCGACCCGCTGGGGAGCCGCGCCCTCGACCGGCTGTTGATCATGCCGGAGACGGTCAAGGAGAATCCCGAGCTCCTGGAGAGCTTCGCCGCCTACATCACGCCCGACGGCCATCGCGCCCGGATCGACGTGACGCTGGTCGACCGGATCTTCTCGAACGAGGCCATGAATCAGGTGGAGACCATCCGCGACCGGCTGGACGACTACCTGGGCGAGTATCAGGGGATCCGCGTCGTCGCCTCCGTGGCCGGGGTCAACGCCGAATCGGCCGACGTCCGTCAGCTCACCCGCGCCGACCAGGTCCAGAGCTGGTTCATCGTCCCGATCGGCGTCTTCCTGGTCCTCATGATCGCCCTCCGCGATCCGCTCGCCTGCGTCAATCTGGTGGGGACGATGGTCCTGACCTACGGCTTCGCCCTGGGCGCCACGCACGTGGTCTTCGTCAGCCTGCTGGGCGGCGAGGGGCTGGACTGGAAGGTCCCGTACTTCCTGTTCGTCCTGCTGGTGGCGGTGGGGGTGGACTACAACGTCTTCCTGATGACCCGCCTCCAGGAGGAGACGGCCGGCCACGGCTTCCGCGGCGGGATCATCCGGGCGATCGGCCTGACCGGCGGCCTGATCTCCTCGGCCGCGGCGATCACCGCCTGCAGCTTCGCCTCCTTCCTGTTCAGCCCGCTGAGTTCGCTCCGCCAGCTCGGGTTCGCCCTGGTGGTCGGCATCGCGGTGGACGCCCTGCTCGTCCGCCCGTTGCTGGTCCCCTGCGGCCACTGGCTGCTGCGGCGCTCCCGCGAGGTCCTGGGGCCGCGCTACAGCGTTTCCAATGAGAACTTCCGGTTGACCGGCGTGCCCGATTGA
- a CDS encoding ABC transporter ATP-binding protein: protein MIDVVDVWKSYKSGTRTLDALRGVTCHIEKGRFAFIVGPSGSGKSTLLYLLGAVDRPSRGRIVVEGRDLTAMSEAEQNDYRRETVGFIFQSFNLISNLSAVENVLIPFLPRGVTAEQRERAVDLLKRVGLGDRLDHRPYQLSGGEQQRVAIARALVKRPVLVLADEPTGELDSKTGDEIYRILRDLQESMETTLVVVTHDRRFITPHDLVLDIQDGLLADAEPAAPGFGPGGLHAED from the coding sequence ATGATCGACGTGGTGGACGTTTGGAAGTCGTACAAGAGCGGCACGCGGACCCTCGACGCGTTGCGAGGGGTCACCTGCCACATCGAGAAGGGCCGCTTCGCGTTCATCGTCGGCCCCAGCGGCTCGGGCAAGAGCACCCTGCTCTACCTGCTCGGCGCCGTCGACCGGCCCTCTCGGGGCCGGATCGTCGTCGAGGGCCGCGACCTCACGGCGATGTCTGAGGCCGAGCAGAACGACTACCGCCGCGAGACGGTGGGCTTCATCTTCCAGTCGTTCAACCTGATCAGCAACCTCTCGGCGGTCGAGAACGTCCTGATCCCGTTCCTCCCCCGAGGGGTCACGGCCGAGCAGCGGGAGCGGGCCGTCGACCTGCTCAAGCGCGTCGGCCTGGGGGACCGCCTGGACCACCGCCCCTACCAGCTTTCCGGCGGCGAGCAGCAGCGGGTGGCGATCGCGCGAGCCCTGGTCAAGCGGCCCGTCCTCGTGCTGGCCGACGAGCCGACCGGGGAGCTGGACAGCAAGACCGGCGACGAGATCTACCGGATCCTCCGCGACCTCCAGGAGTCGATGGAGACGACGCTGGTGGTCGTCACCCACGACCGCCGCTTCATCACTCCGCACGACCTGGTCCTCGACATCCAGGACGGCCTCCTGGCCGACGCCGAGCCCGCCGCGCCGGGATTCGGCCCGGGCGGGCTGCACGCCGAGGACTGA